Part of the candidate division KSB1 bacterium genome, GCTCACTTTCTGAACGACCCGGGTCCCTCCTGCCTCGAGCACGCAAAAGTAGATTCCGGAGCACACCGCGTTGCCCCGGTCGTCCATGCCTTCCCACGTCAGCTGGCGTTCCCCCGCGGCGATGGGGCCATCGTAGAGGGTGGCGACTCGCTGCCCGCGCACGTCGTAGATGGCAACGGACGCACATTCCGGAAGCGGGGATAGTCCGCCAGGTTGCGCCAGGACCTTCATCGCGGCGCGCGCCCGCTGAGTGAAGGGATTCGGGTGGAAAAGCGAGAGCTCCAGCTTCGTGGGGACTGCAGCGGCGAGGTTGCTGAAAGCAGGCTCGACCAAGGTGCGCAGGTCATCGCGTCCGCCAGCAGCGCGGTAACGCTGCGCAAACTCCTGCAGAAACTGGTTGGCAATGTCAGCGTCGTGGATGATGAGCGTATTCTCATCGTTGATCGTCTCCGCACTGCTGCTCCAGTTATGCGAGCCCGTGATGACCAGCGGGTCGCTTGCAGTCGCGTAAACGTCCACAATGGCATACTTGTGATGCAAAAGGCCTGCCTCCAAGTCAATCCAGACATCGGCCTTTGGCGACCAAGGGTAGGGGCCAGTCCCCGCCATGTTGCCAAACTGAGAGGCTGCATGACGCGCCTCGCTACTGTCGAACACGCCTTTCAGCTTGAATCCCGGCACTCCGTACCACTTCTCCCGCATCGCCGCTGCCACATCCGACCGCGTGAAGGAGTAGATGCAGAAGTAGATTGAAGCTTCTGCCGTGTTGAGGGCAGCGATTATCTTGCTGGTCGTACGGTCAGAAGGGCTCATGTATTGCTCCACGGCCCTGCCGCCAATCATGAACCTATGGGGCGTGTTTTCCCTTTTGCGCGAGCCAAATCGGGCATTTGCAGAATTGGGGGTGCTGCTCTCCCTACCCCACATTTCGTTGAACTCTGCGGTGTAGCAGGCGGCCAGCGCCTGATCCTGCACGAGCACGACGTTCTCGGCATTGCTGCTCACTCCCGCGTAGCTGGCATTGTAGGAGCCAGTCCAGACCCAGTCATCGGCAGCGCTGCTCTTGTCCCAGTAATCGAATACGGCGAACTTGTTGTGCATATACCCGGAGCCGTCGTTGTTGCCATAAGCATCGTCAATGACCGGGATGCCAGCGGCTACCAGGTCGGCAATTTGGGTGCTGCGGTTATCGCGTTCGGTGATTACCCGCACCCTCACCCCACGCTGCTTGGCCGCCACCAACGCCTGGGCTACGAGGGCATGGGTAAGATTGTAGAAGCAAAAGTCAATGGAGTACTGCGCAGCCTGAATGCGCTCCGTCAGGCGCTGCGCCACATCCACCTCTCCGTTGGCCACCGTGGTGCTGGCGTAAGCAGCATTGACGCTCTTGGTGAAGTAGACAATGATTTGTCCCGTACATTCCGGGGGCGAAGCCGTGCTGAAGAGCAGGTCCCTTCCGGCGGTGGTCCCCGCGGCATTGGTGGAAAGGACTTGGCAATGATAGAACGTCGCCGGTTCCAACCCCGTCAGTCTGATTGCGTGTTGTGTCACCAAGCTGCTGTCGCCGACGCTGCCCAGCTCATACTCATCCGTCCTGCCGTATCGCACCAAGCTGGAAGCAGGGGTGTCGGTCTCCCAAGTTATCATCACACTGTAAGGCTCGATCTCCGTCTCTGTCGCGTCGCGCACAAGGTGCGGCCCAGAGCTCATGATGATGTCGGTTCGATAGCGCGGTGATACCTCATAGCCGGAGGTGAAAGGAGAAGTCTGGTCATACTGTTTGAGGATGCCCACGACGTCAAAAATCCCGGTGGGATGCGGGATGCCAGTGTCCCTGTCGATGAAGAGGTCGCAGGAGGCAGTGCCATCGGAAATGGGGCCGCCGTAGAGGCCGGTCTGAGTGTAGGTCACGCGGTTTATGCGCACCAACCTCCCCTCGTTGGGTTCACTTCCGTCGGCGAGGAAAGAGTTGGCCACATCCCAGCAGGTCAACACCAGAGGGTCCGGTACGCGGAACCCTGACCCGTGGATGGTGAATTGCAGCGGCTGCGTTGGAAATCCGTAGATCTCCGTCAGACCGTAGTAAGACTTGACCACCCCTGTGACCGTGAGGCTATCCCCGAGCTCGACACGCGTAGGATCGTTGAGGCCAAACACGCACACCCCGGCGGTGGCGTCCTGCACGAAAATCTCAAGGTTGCTACCATAGGTGCCCGATCCCACGGTGGCGATCCCGGTCACGGTGACCTGGGTACCCTCAGCATATGGCGCTTTGGGCATGCCGGTGTGGTCGTTATGGTGCAGGTC contains:
- a CDS encoding phospholipase D-like domain-containing protein, producing the protein MRCRRTVMWALGLGALLSLRTGLLFGQVVPIIDLHHNDHTGMPKAPYAEGTQVTVTGIATVGSGTYGSNLEIFVQDATAGVCVFGLNDPTRVELGDSLTVTGVVKSYYGLTEIYGFPTQPLQFTIHGSGFRVPDPLVLTCWDVANSFLADGSEPNEGRLVRINRVTYTQTGLYGGPISDGTASCDLFIDRDTGIPHPTGIFDVVGILKQYDQTSPFTSGYEVSPRYRTDIIMSSGPHLVRDATETEIEPYSVMITWETDTPASSLVRYGRTDEYELGSVGDSSLVTQHAIRLTGLEPATFYHCQVLSTNAAGTTAGRDLLFSTASPPECTGQIIVYFTKSVNAAYASTTVANGEVDVAQRLTERIQAAQYSIDFCFYNLTHALVAQALVAAKQRGVRVRVITERDNRSTQIADLVAAGIPVIDDAYGNNDGSGYMHNKFAVFDYWDKSSAADDWVWTGSYNASYAGVSSNAENVVLVQDQALAACYTAEFNEMWGRESSTPNSANARFGSRKRENTPHRFMIGGRAVEQYMSPSDRTTSKIIAALNTAEASIYFCIYSFTRSDVAAAMREKWYGVPGFKLKGVFDSSEARHAASQFGNMAGTGPYPWSPKADVWIDLEAGLLHHKYAIVDVYATASDPLVITGSHNWSSSAETINDENTLIIHDADIANQFLQEFAQRYRAAGGRDDLRTLVEPAFSNLAAAVPTKLELSLFHPNPFTQRARAAMKVLAQPGGLSPLPECASVAIYDVRGQRVATLYDGPIAAGERQLTWEGMDDRGNAVCSGIYFCVLEAGGTRVVQKVSLVK